Proteins encoded together in one Acaryochloris thomasi RCC1774 window:
- a CDS encoding IS1/IS1595 family N-terminal zinc-binding domain-containing protein → MSPLICPSCGSQKVVKNGRIHNGKQ, encoded by the coding sequence ATGTCACCCCTAATCTGTCCTAGCTGCGGGTCTCAAAAGGTCGTCAAAAACGGTCGCATCCATAACGGCAAGCAA
- a CDS encoding glycosyltransferase, whose protein sequence is MTDAVGVDAIASRLQTHLTNPQPLPSRDACRQFATEHYSWPVIAQQVRQVLLA, encoded by the coding sequence GTGACAGATGCGGTGGGTGTGGATGCGATCGCATCCCGTCTCCAGACCCATCTCACAAATCCTCAGCCGCTCCCCTCTAGAGATGCCTGCCGTCAATTTGCCACCGAGCACTATAGCTGGCCAGTGATTGCCCAGCAGGTTCGCCAAGTTTTACTCGCCTAA